From the Anaerolineales bacterium genome, one window contains:
- a CDS encoding ABC transporter ATP-binding protein, translating to MTLVDSAGILLEVQNLKTYFFTDDGVVKAVDGVDFHVDRGEIFGLVGESGCGKSVTAMSILRLIDPPGQIVGGKIHFDGQSLLDLTEDQMVDLRGSRISMIFQQPQSSLNPVFTVGDQISEVLQLHQHLDKKQAREKTIEILQAVGIPDAASRAKAYPHELSGGQAQRVMIAMGLVLSPQLLIADEPTTALDVTIQAQILDLMRELQSRWNTAVILITHDLGVVAEMAQRVAVMYAGRIVEHSNVRTLFDEPLHPYTQGLIASIPVLGKVTDRLEVIPGSVPNLIDLPPGCRFAPRCRARIEYHLDIICARQEPGQLQTVTAGHEVRCWLYEDSDEHSAPLK from the coding sequence ATGACACTGGTTGACTCAGCAGGCATACTCCTGGAAGTCCAGAACCTGAAGACCTACTTCTTTACCGATGACGGCGTGGTCAAGGCCGTGGACGGCGTCGACTTCCATGTCGACCGCGGCGAGATCTTCGGGCTGGTGGGCGAGTCGGGATGCGGCAAATCGGTCACGGCCATGTCGATCCTGCGCCTGATCGACCCGCCGGGCCAGATCGTCGGGGGGAAGATCCACTTCGACGGGCAATCGCTGCTCGATCTGACCGAGGACCAGATGGTCGATCTGCGTGGCAGCCGGATCTCGATGATCTTCCAGCAGCCACAGTCGAGCCTCAACCCGGTCTTCACCGTGGGTGACCAGATCTCAGAAGTGCTGCAGCTCCACCAGCATTTAGACAAGAAGCAGGCCCGCGAGAAGACGATCGAGATCTTGCAGGCTGTGGGCATCCCGGACGCAGCCAGCCGGGCCAAGGCCTACCCCCACGAGCTGTCCGGCGGGCAGGCACAGCGGGTGATGATCGCCATGGGCCTGGTGCTCAGCCCGCAGCTGCTGATCGCCGATGAGCCGACGACGGCGCTGGACGTGACCATCCAGGCGCAGATCCTCGATCTGATGCGCGAGCTGCAGAGCCGGTGGAACACGGCCGTGATACTGATCACCCACGACCTGGGGGTCGTGGCGGAGATGGCTCAGCGAGTGGCGGTGATGTACGCCGGTCGGATTGTCGAGCACTCCAACGTGCGCACGCTTTTCGATGAGCCGCTTCACCCGTACACCCAGGGATTGATCGCCTCCATCCCGGTGCTGGGCAAGGTGACCGACCGCCTGGAGGTGATCCCGGGGTCGGTGCCGAACCTGATCGATCTGCCGCCGGGCTGCCGCTTCGCTCCTCGCTGCCGGGCGCGAATCGAGTATCATCTCGACATCATCTGCGCCCGCCAGGAACCCGGACAACTGCAGACCGTCACGGCGGGGCATGAGGTGCGCTGCTGGCTGTACGAGGATAGCGACGAGCACAGCGCACCTCTGAAGTAG
- a CDS encoding ABC transporter ATP-binding protein, translating to MVKYFPVRGGVLQRVTAWVQAVDNVSFFIRKGETLGLVGESGCGKTTVGRTMLRLIEPTGGRATFDGQDIFSLRGRELKAMRRNMQIIFQDPYSSLDPRMPIGESVGEGLRIHRIGNARQRQAMVLEVLRKVGLEEYHARRYPHEFSGGQRQRIGIARALALRPKFIVADEPVSALDVSIQSQVLNILKDLQVEFELTYLFIAHNMSVVEHVSDRVAVMYLGKIVEMADRIELFANPLHPYTQALMSAIPIPDPHVRRQRIVLPGDVPSPVNPPSGCRFHPRCPVAVPHCAAQEPPFREVSPEHWAACWRVG from the coding sequence CTGGTCAAGTACTTCCCGGTGCGGGGCGGGGTGCTGCAGCGCGTCACCGCCTGGGTGCAGGCGGTGGACAACGTCAGCTTCTTCATCCGCAAGGGCGAAACCCTGGGGCTGGTAGGGGAGTCCGGCTGCGGCAAGACGACCGTCGGACGCACCATGCTGCGCCTGATCGAGCCGACCGGCGGCCGCGCCACCTTCGACGGACAGGACATCTTCTCGCTGCGCGGCCGGGAACTCAAGGCCATGCGGCGCAACATGCAGATCATCTTCCAGGACCCCTACTCCTCGCTGGACCCGCGCATGCCCATCGGAGAATCCGTGGGCGAGGGACTGCGCATCCACCGCATCGGCAACGCCCGCCAACGGCAGGCAATGGTGCTGGAGGTGCTGCGCAAGGTCGGCCTGGAGGAGTATCACGCCCGCCGTTACCCGCACGAGTTCTCCGGCGGCCAGCGCCAGCGGATCGGCATCGCCCGCGCCCTGGCCCTGAGGCCGAAGTTCATCGTCGCCGACGAACCGGTCTCGGCCCTCGACGTCTCGATCCAGTCCCAGGTGCTCAACATTCTCAAGGACCTGCAGGTTGAGTTCGAGCTGACCTACCTATTCATCGCCCACAATATGAGCGTCGTCGAACATGTCTCCGACCGGGTCGCAGTCATGTACCTGGGCAAGATCGTCGAGATGGCTGACCGGATCGAGCTGTTCGCCAATCCGCTGCATCCATACACCCAGGCGCTGATGTCGGCGATCCCGATCCCGGATCCGCACGTCCGCAGGCAGCGGATCGTGCTTCCCGGGGACGTGCCCAGCCCGGTCAACCCGCCGAGTGGCTGCCGGTTCCATCCGCGCTGCCCAGTGGCCGTTCCCCACTGCGCCGCCCAGGAGCCTCCGTTCCGGGAGGTCAGCCCTGAACACTGGGCGGCGTGCTGGCGAGTGGGGTGA
- a CDS encoding response regulator, which yields MRSPRILLVDDQRQVSRMLRASLELSGEGYVVVDSPSGEEALLELARGPVDLLITDLRLPGISGLDLLARVRQLNPNARAILITGQPTDEIQALAQQMGVVAFLRKPIGTSFFLEAVAHALQLSEEPVKAAQVADEEKPRLAERLASLRRDLGAEAVLLIDERAQVVARSGELLGFDLTSVLAALVTAYASGQKVSTLLSSTSPGTFQFFAGSTHDFFLSNVGADFALLIAFPGGKGARQIGAVLHLAQPATRDLFKAVSNEVTSEAIPTPPDDPEAAEEAIQRPPEAIRPDLEAASKKAKSQDPEGFWEKAVDDSDGVGPSGDELTYEQARQLGLLPDETSS from the coding sequence ATGCGATCCCCGCGCATCCTCCTGGTCGACGATCAGCGCCAGGTTTCGCGCATGCTCCGAGCAAGCCTCGAGCTTTCAGGCGAAGGCTACGTCGTCGTGGATTCCCCCTCCGGGGAGGAGGCCCTGCTGGAGCTGGCCCGCGGACCGGTGGATCTGCTGATAACGGACCTGCGGCTGCCGGGGATCTCCGGCCTGGACTTGCTGGCCCGGGTGCGCCAGCTCAATCCGAATGCCCGGGCGATCCTGATCACGGGGCAGCCGACGGATGAGATCCAGGCGCTGGCCCAGCAGATGGGCGTGGTGGCCTTCCTGCGCAAGCCGATCGGCACCTCGTTCTTCCTGGAGGCAGTGGCCCACGCCCTGCAGCTCTCGGAGGAGCCGGTCAAGGCAGCCCAGGTCGCCGATGAGGAGAAGCCGCGCCTGGCAGAGCGCTTGGCCAGCCTGCGGCGCGACCTTGGGGCGGAAGCGGTGCTGCTGATCGACGAGCGGGCTCAGGTCGTTGCCCGTTCAGGCGAGCTTCTGGGTTTCGATTTGACCAGCGTGCTAGCCGCTCTGGTGACCGCCTACGCCTCCGGGCAGAAGGTGAGCACCCTGCTCTCCTCGACCAGCCCCGGGACGTTCCAGTTCTTTGCCGGCAGCACGCACGATTTCTTCCTCTCGAATGTCGGCGCAGACTTCGCCCTGCTGATCGCCTTTCCCGGCGGGAAGGGGGCCCGGCAGATCGGCGCGGTCCTGCACCTAGCTCAGCCAGCCACCCGAGACCTGTTCAAGGCGGTATCTAACGAAGTGACCAGCGAAGCGATCCCCACTCCTCCGGATGATCCGGAGGCCGCCGAAGAAGCCATCCAGCGCCCGCCGGAGGCCATCCGCCCCGACCTGGAGGCGGCCTCCAAGAAGGCGAAGTCGCAGGACCCTGAAGGCTTCTGGGAGAAGGCGGTAGACGACTCCGACGGCGTAGGACCCAGCGGGGACGAGCTGACTTACGAGCAGGCCCGTCAGCTCGGGCTTCTGCCGGATGAGACCTCCTCCTGA
- the glmU gene encoding bifunctional UDP-N-acetylglucosamine diphosphorylase/glucosamine-1-phosphate N-acetyltransferase GlmU: MNIESVVLAAGQGTRMRSELPKVLHPLGGRPMLAWSLEACHAASGVWPVVVVAPESGPVRQVAGEGCRYVVQTDRLGTGHAVLQTAEMLRGRCDLVLVASADMPLIAAETMRRVIEAQRNSRAPFAFLTHHGAAARGFGRVMRDQAGHPRAVVEEPEWTGPATGPMEFNSGLYAFEAAWLWEHLPALPPSASGEYYLTDLVAAAYAEKARPETVSPDDPDEVIGINTRVHLAEAERALQRRINQGWMLEGVTITDPATTYIGHEVRLGRDTVVWPNTHLQGSTTIGTNCQIGPNSILREAQVGDRCRVEASVVEGSVLEDDVQIGPFARLRPGAHLMRGVHLGNFGEVKNSTLGPGVKMGHFSYVGDASIGQGANIGAGTITCNFGRDGKKNLTEIGAGAFIGSDTLLVAPVRIGQGSVTGAGSVVTRDVADHSLAVGAPARTIRKLGPDD; the protein is encoded by the coding sequence ATGAACATTGAATCGGTTGTCCTGGCTGCAGGCCAGGGGACACGCATGCGCTCCGAGCTGCCAAAAGTCCTGCACCCCCTGGGCGGCAGGCCGATGCTTGCCTGGAGCCTGGAGGCATGCCATGCCGCCAGCGGCGTCTGGCCGGTGGTGGTGGTTGCCCCCGAGTCAGGCCCGGTGCGCCAGGTGGCGGGCGAGGGCTGCCGCTACGTCGTGCAGACGGACCGCCTAGGGACGGGGCATGCCGTGCTGCAGACGGCAGAGATGCTGCGCGGGCGCTGCGACCTGGTGCTGGTGGCCAGCGCCGACATGCCGCTGATCGCGGCCGAGACCATGCGTCGGGTGATTGAGGCGCAGCGCAACAGCCGGGCGCCGTTCGCCTTCCTCACCCACCACGGGGCAGCGGCCCGCGGTTTTGGCCGGGTGATGAGGGATCAAGCCGGACATCCGAGGGCCGTCGTCGAGGAGCCGGAATGGACCGGCCCAGCGACAGGACCGATGGAGTTCAATTCCGGCCTGTACGCCTTCGAGGCCGCCTGGCTTTGGGAGCATCTGCCTGCCTTGCCCCCGTCCGCCAGCGGGGAATACTACCTGACGGACCTGGTCGCCGCCGCCTATGCGGAAAAGGCTCGCCCCGAAACCGTCAGCCCTGACGACCCGGATGAGGTGATCGGGATCAACACCCGGGTACATCTGGCCGAAGCGGAGCGAGCGCTGCAGCGGCGAATCAACCAAGGCTGGATGCTCGAGGGGGTGACGATCACGGATCCCGCCACCACGTATATCGGTCACGAAGTCCGCCTGGGGCGCGACACCGTCGTCTGGCCCAACACCCACCTGCAGGGCAGCACGACGATCGGGACCAACTGTCAGATAGGCCCAAACAGCATTCTGCGCGAGGCGCAGGTGGGAGATCGCTGCCGGGTGGAGGCCTCGGTCGTCGAAGGCAGTGTTCTGGAAGACGACGTGCAGATTGGGCCGTTTGCCCGTCTGCGGCCGGGCGCCCACCTGATGCGCGGGGTGCACCTGGGAAACTTCGGGGAGGTCAAGAACAGCACCCTCGGGCCGGGAGTCAAGATGGGGCACTTCTCGTATGTCGGCGATGCCTCCATCGGCCAGGGGGCGAACATCGGGGCCGGGACGATCACCTGCAACTTCGGGCGCGACGGCAAGAAGAACCTGACCGAGATCGGCGCCGGCGCTTTCATCGGAAGCGACACGTTGTTGGTGGCGCCCGTGCGCATCGGACAGGGTTCGGTGACCGGGGCGGGATCCGTGGTCACCCGCGATGTCGCCGACCATTCCCTGGCGGTCGGCGCGCCGGCGCGGACGATCCGCAAGCTGGGCCCGGATGACTGA